ATAAACTTGCACTTCTCTGACGCAGAAAACGCTGGAACCTTCTCGCTGAAACAATTCCAGCCTTTTTCAGCAAGCCCTAACTCGGGCTTGCTGAAAAAGTCTACAAAGTGAATTTAGGGGACAGAGAGCTCATGAAATCAGGCTTTCGCCATCTAGACCCAGATTTTCGCCCCTAGATCTCGGCTCAAATGCAAGGGTTTTGAGGCACTAGCAACCATAACCTTGCGCTTCTCTGACGCAGAAAACGCTGGAACCTTTTCGCTGAAACAATTCCAGTCTTTTTCTGCAAGCCCTAACTCGGCAAGCGCAATTGGGAGGCCGGTTGTTCCAGCGGCTTAGAAACGGAATTGATACTCGGCAATCATTTGGCTGCGATCGTTGAGGTCCGTGGCGGCGCGAAGTTGGATGCGATCGCCGACGCGATAGCGCAAGCTGAAGAAAAGGACCGGATCGTCGTTGAGCAGTGCCAGAATCGAGACGGTTGAGGCTTTTGTGAGGTCAACGCCTGCTTCTGCCGCCAGCGCGAGGGTGGTGGCGTTGCTGTCTTCATCATCTTGGGGGAGGAGCGTGGGGAAAATTCGGAACTCGCTCAGCCCGAGCGCGCGGGCAACATCTGCTTGCAAAGAGCCAAAGAGCGCCGTGGTTGCCAAGTTGGCCAAACTCACCGCTGCACCACCAGCAAATAAGCTGCCGCCGATTAAGGTCACGATCTCGGACTCGGTTCGCGGTGGGTCGCTGCTCAACTCGAAAACGCGTTGGTTGACATTTCCATCTTCTAATAGCTGGCTTGCCGGTCCGTCAACGAGAGCGCGCACGCGCACGATCTCTAGCCGTCCGAAGGTCGTTGCCGGCGCGTCGTTGAACTCCGTAGCACTTGGATCGGCTGCGGTCAGCGGACGCGTTGATTCGGCGACGGAGGTAGACATTTGCACATTGAGGATCGGGTCGAGTCCCCGTGCGGGTTCGAAGCGAGCAGTTTGTTCGACACCGCGATCGAGGCGGAATTGAGTCGAGAAAACATTGACTTCCCCTTCTCTGAGGGTGACGGTTCCCTCGGGACGCAGGGCAAGCTCGGTAGCCGACAGGCTGCCGCTCACCTGGAAGTCACCAGTGGCTAAGAAGTTTGCAAGCGGTGGCACCCCGACAAAAACTTTGTCACCGAGGACGATCGACAATGCGTCTAACTGCACTTTCGGACCGGGAACACTAGCAGTCTCATCGTCTGCACGGGCGTTAGAGTCATCCGTATCGACTGGTGCCGCACCGGCCAGGGACACCTGTGCGTTGGAAACCCCTACTTCACCACTGAGCACGGGGGCAATCGCTGCACCGCCCACGAAGACTATTCCGCGCACATCTCCTTCAAAAAGACCGTCGAGAACGATCGGAACTGTTTGTCCCGAGCCGACTGCCGGCTGCTCGGGACCGTCATCGTCGGGAGAGACGGCGATGGGCGGTAACGTCTTTAGATTCTGTTCGACCGAAACTCCCCCGAGGGTAACTTCCAGGCGCTCGGTTTCACGGCCGCTCGATACAAACAACGGTAGCGTGCCCAAGATTTGAATCTGTCCGCCACTGTGGGTGGCAGTGAGTTCTTCGATCGCGATGCGATCCAAGTCGAACAGGATGTCGCCGTTGATGTTGGCGATCGGTTCTGCGGACAAGATGCTCGGGATGCGAATCGACGCGTCGCGCAGCGCGATCAAACCTTGAGTTTTCAAGCGATCGAGGCGGATATCGCTAACATCAAACGGTCCGGAAATGTCGAGTTCGACCTCCGCGTTGCCGCCGTTCCACAACACCTGCTCGCGCGTTGCCACATCCAGTAAGGCCAGACCATCGTCCGCAACGCGCACGGCTAGGTTGAGCCGGTTGTCGGCCGGCGGCACGACCGCGATCGGCAACATGTAGGGAATCGAGCCTTCGACGGTCAGTGGGCTGACCGACTCTGACAACAGAACTTCAACAAACAAATCTGCGCGGGCGTCGTTGTAAACAAAGCTGCCCTCGACAGTCTGAATTGGTTTTTCATTAAAACTAGCATTGGCGATCGCGATCGAGCCGCGGGCGCTGGGGTCGGACTGGCTGCCTGCAATATTGATGTCAACGTCGAGCATGCCCCCAAAGCTGACGATACCGTCTGGGAGTGGCAGCAATCGATCCACGTCGTCAATCGGAATGTTGCGCACGACCGCCTGTGCCGATTGGGACTCTCCGAGCAGCGTGCCGCGAGCGCCGATGACGCGATCGCCCGTCCGCACGCCGATTGCATCGAGGGTAAGGATGCCGTCGGTGAAGTTGCCCTGGGCTCGAAACTCTTCGGCGTAAAACGGTCCATATCGCCAATCACTGCCGCTGAGATCCATCTCGACTGCTAATTGCGGTAACAGCACGCCGTTGGGATTGTTGCTGGCTGCGTCTGTCGGGACAACTGCAACCTGCGTCGATCCGCCCACGCGACCGGATACCGCGATCGTGCCCTCAAAGTCACCGCGAATCGTACTGAGGGGCGGTGCCGGGTTGGCTTCGCGAGCTTGTTGCTCGGCATCGATGGTTGCAGAAATTGCTACGAAGCAGCTATACCGGCTGATGGAAGGCTCAGCCGATCGCGACGAGAAACTGGCAAGTTCGAGATCCCCCCCGCTCAAATCGAGGACGGTATCGCTTGGCTCGGGCGGCGGCGTCTGCGCCGCGATAGTCGCGCAAACACTGTTGAGGTTCTGGACGGCAGCTAGGTCGGCAGCGTCGCCGAAATTGCCATCCAGGGAGTCGAGATTGAGATCGGAGAAGTCTTCGATCTGCGCGGCAGCCAGAACATCCTGCAAACGCCCGCGCTCGATATCGACGGCGGCGATGTAGTCGAGTCCCTCTGGGACGAGGGTTAATTCACCTTGCAGGTTGAAGATACTCTCATCGAGTTGCAACTGACCGGTAGCGGAAAGAATCTGTCCGTTCCCGTCTAGCAAGCTGCCACCATCGAAGGTAAACTCGGCGGCGACGCGATCGCCGACCAGGCGTGAGAAGCGCGGTCGCTCTAGATCGATAGCACCGGTTGCGAGCAAGGAGTCGAAATTCAGCGTTACATTGCCGGAGAGCTCGCCGGAAGCCGGCTGAGTAGCTAGCTCCGGCGGCAACGGTGCAAAATTCTTCACCACGCCGAATGGAAACTTGTCGAGCGCGATGGCAAAGTCACCTCCCTGACGCCGGCCGCGCATTTCAGCGTCATCCACGCGCAGCAGCAGCATGTCTGGCTCGATTGGGAAGCGACCGTTCGGCGTCCAAGCTGCCGTAAGGAGCACGCGATCGGGTTCCCTTGCATCACCCGCTTCGCGGGCAGTTGCCGAGTCCGC
This genomic stretch from Rubidibacter lacunae KORDI 51-2 harbors:
- a CDS encoding translocation/assembly module TamB domain-containing protein; amino-acid sequence: MTVSPQPGPDEHQSAPPPKGRRWLLWTGGVGLSILGGGALAAIYVIETQVSPLVEQTVSNIINRPLEMGAVEGFSLTSIHFGETQLPPTATSATSATVGSVEARFNPWEVITERQLTLHVSLIDPSVLVEQRPDGAWFTTKIVLEEQDTLVEVVLGEVDVFDADVSLIARDTDGRSVDPVDLQVPHVNAVFLDNGTRVDAQVDAHFSEDGKNLGAIALVGEVDVEGKSTTAAIQASDLELSELGRLAPFLPLTVQRGTAEADIEAAVGWADRITVSAEGTVEIADVAVQVDGIPTPVTETNATFLLQGQRARIRELTGRLGEIEAEVGGTVDLNTGYTLTAGIEPVEIAQLLDVVDVELPLPAEGKLDARVQVTGPLENPQVGLEAVNTTPLEIDRVVLSEVRAEVAVDTAARTATLRQLRAVPAAGGEMTGGGQVVLTESGDPKLEFTARVNNVPGAIARAYSEALPNDLGAINANVSVAGVATDLTSLAGSGTAALDLPAGSVTVPQLTLEDSILTASLQVQAVPIAQFVPQLAGQIDPQQTVSGDFDARIDLGSGAIADIDGLATGGLQIAGGRVGLTQVRMQEGMWTATADLSGVQVGRLLPQLPEYARGVIDVTLNASGSLTDLSPESLRAKGSARLDNIAEGTIATNDFRLADGAFSVSVRPEGLQLPAVDPRLSGRAEGEILVRGTLDNLTPDGVRAEGSLELPDGTIGIPEPIATSFRWTGQRLVVDELRSRGLDVSGYAEVDLSQRDALQLLTGFSFDVRATNLDLGQFSTLVSTAIPTPSIRGFASFDGTLSGTLTSPVVRGELAIADFGIERLSFDPQLAGAVEISPNAGIKVDLLGSDPTEADSATAREAGDAREPDRVLLTAAWTPNGRFPIEPDMLLLRVDDAEMRGRRQGGDFAIALDKFPFGVVKNFAPLPPELATQPASGELSGNVTLNFDSLLATGAIDLERPRFSRLVGDRVAAEFTFDGGSLLDGNGQILSATGQLQLDESIFNLQGELTLVPEGLDYIAAVDIERGRLQDVLAAAQIEDFSDLNLDSLDGNFGDAADLAAVQNLNSVCATIAAQTPPPEPSDTVLDLSGGDLELASFSSRSAEPSISRYSCFVAISATIDAEQQAREANPAPPLSTIRGDFEGTIAVSGRVGGSTQVAVVPTDAASNNPNGVLLPQLAVEMDLSGSDWRYGPFYAEEFRAQGNFTDGILTLDAIGVRTGDRVIGARGTLLGESQSAQAVVRNIPIDDVDRLLPLPDGIVSFGGMLDVDINIAGSQSDPSARGSIAIANASFNEKPIQTVEGSFVYNDARADLFVEVLLSESVSPLTVEGSIPYMLPIAVVPPADNRLNLAVRVADDGLALLDVATREQVLWNGGNAEVELDISGPFDVSDIRLDRLKTQGLIALRDASIRIPSILSAEPIANINGDILFDLDRIAIEELTATHSGGQIQILGTLPLFVSSGRETERLEVTLGGVSVEQNLKTLPPIAVSPDDDGPEQPAVGSGQTVPIVLDGLFEGDVRGIVFVGGAAIAPVLSGEVGVSNAQVSLAGAAPVDTDDSNARADDETASVPGPKVQLDALSIVLGDKVFVGVPPLANFLATGDFQVSGSLSATELALRPEGTVTLREGEVNVFSTQFRLDRGVEQTARFEPARGLDPILNVQMSTSVAESTRPLTAADPSATEFNDAPATTFGRLEIVRVRALVDGPASQLLEDGNVNQRVFELSSDPPRTESEIVTLIGGSLFAGGAAVSLANLATTALFGSLQADVARALGLSEFRIFPTLLPQDDEDSNATTLALAAEAGVDLTKASTVSILALLNDDPVLFFSLRYRVGDRIQLRAATDLNDRSQMIAEYQFRF